One window from the genome of Elephas maximus indicus isolate mEleMax1 chromosome 8, mEleMax1 primary haplotype, whole genome shotgun sequence encodes:
- the LOC126082093 gene encoding disintegrin and metalloproteinase domain-containing protein 21-like has protein sequence MRLAEGQVTLRGALLLLGLWELLDPGQCSHGRPSWRYVSSEVVIPRKQMAHGKGMQVPGWLSYSLRFGGQRHVIHMRRKKLFWPRHLQVVSQDDQRALQIDHPYIPQDCHYLGFLEEIPQSMVTIGTCYGGLEGIMKLDDLAYEIKPLKGSHMFEHVVSEIVADTNATGPTYRLGYKNPPLSKAPISAASRISSKLYASHAGALRGLPISSHSMAFRFDNVTECMKYLISLGSLVNAMYHNLDIRYYITALIVYNRGDPTNMRDYGQSSAYHNHFAHHVYHALQGESAFIVIKGGPNDIEFNARENSVCTPYNLVMIGELGRHYLLLSVITSFQIGRTLGLHVDADTCYCQRRTTCIMYRYPVITDVFSNCSIADLHESAGTGNHCLFRQIGHFYNESVTKQRCGDSVVEGSEQCDCGSFKQCYSSECCRTDCTLTPGSACSEGGCCTNCSFSPLGTLCRSIQNICDLPEYCTGETHRCPGDFYLQDGTPCTEEGYCYQGNCTDRSMHCKEIFGGDAVNAEDACYNINRKGSRFGHCRRSAENKVFQSCDEGDVKCGRLQCTNVSHLPRLQDHVSFHQSWISGLRCFGLDEHRSTETTDVGHVRSGTPCAPGRLCSPGSYCNGSLIALNYDCHPEKCSYRGMCNNRRHCHCHRGWGPPLCLSPGPGGSEDSGPPPRRFRAVSQSDDLITYLRLIFGRILALIAAFLFGIATNVRTIQKTKVTEKEYESE, from the coding sequence ATGAGGCTGGCAGAGGGCCAGGTCACCCTCAGGGGAGCCCTCTTGCTGCTTGGGCTCTGGGAGCTCCTGGATCCTGGCCAATGTTCTCATGGCCGTCCCTCATGGCGCTACGTCTCCTCTGAGGTTGTGATTCCCAGGAAGCAGATGGCTCACGGCAAAGGTATGCAGGTACCAGGCTGGCTCTCCTACAGCCTTCGCTTTGGGGGCCAGAGGCATGTCATCCACATGCGGCGCAAGAAACTGTTTTGGCCCAGACATCTGCAGGTGGTATCCCAGGACGACCAAAGAGCCTTGCAGATAGACCACCCCTACATCCCTCAAGACTGCCACTACCtcggcttcctggaggagattcCTCAATCCATGGTCACTATTGGCACCTGCTATGGGGGTCTCGAAGGTATTATGAAGTTGGATGACCTTGCCTATGAAATCAAACCCTTGAAGGGTTCCCACATGTTTGAACATGTTGTTTCTGAGATAGTGGCAGATACCAATGCCACGGGGCCTACATATAGACTAGGATACAAGAACCCTCCGTTGTCTAAAGCTCCCATCAGTGCAGCCTCGAGGATCTCTAGTAAGCTCTATGCATCTCACGCTGGTGCCTTACGAGGCCTTCCTATAAGTTCTCATTCAATGGCTTTTCGATTCGACAATGTAACAGAGTGTATGAAATATCTGATAAGTTTAGGTAGTTTAGTTAACGCAATGTATCACAACCTTGATATAAGGTACTATATTACCGCTTTGATTGTATATAACCGGGGGGATCCAACCAATATGAGGGATTATGGACAGTCAAGTGCATATCACAATCATTTTGCACATCATGTGTATCATGCTCTTCAGGGAGAGTCAGCCTTCATAGTGATTAAAGGAGGACCTAATGATATTGAGTTTAATGCAAGGGAAAACAGCGTATGCACACCGTACAATCTAGTCATGATCGGCGAACTCGGAAGACATTATTTGTTGTTATCTGTGATTACTTCCTTTCAAATTGGGAGAACTCTGGGTCTACACGTTGATGCGGACACTTGTTATTGCCAGAGAAGGACCACCTGCATTATGTATAGGTACCCTGTGATAACAGATGTGTTCAGTAACTGTTCCATTGCAGATCTGCATGAGTCAGCTGGAACTGGAAACCACTGCCTATTCAGGCAGattggacatttttacaatgaaaGTGTTACTAAGCAACGTTGCGGAGACTCTGTAGTAGAGGGGTCGGAGCAGTGCGACTGCGGCTCCTTCAAGCAGTGCTATAGCAGCGAGTGCTGTAGAACTGACTGTACACTGACCCCTGGTAGTGCTTGCAGTGAAGGAGGATGCTGTACAAACTGTTCCTTTTCCCCCCTGGGGACACTTTGCAGATCTATCCAAAATATATGTGACCTTCCAGAGTACTGCACCGGGGAAACCCACAGATGCCCTGGTGATTTTTATCTGCAAGATGGAACCCCGTGCACTGAAGAGGGATACTGCTATCAGGGTAATTGCACTGACCGCTCTATGCACTGCAAAGAAATCTTTGGCGGAGATGCCGTGAATGCTGAAGATGCTTGCTATAATATTAATAGAAAAGGCTCCCGATTTGGACACTGCAGGAGAAGCGCTGAAAACAAAGTATTTCAGAGTTGTGATGAAGGAGATGTTAAATGTGGACGACTGCAGTGTACCAATGTCAGCCATCTTCCCCGGTTGCAGGACCATGTTTCATTCCATCAGTCTTGGATCTCAGGGCTCCGGTGTTTTGGACTGGATGAACACCGTTCAACAGAGACAACTGATGTTGGACATGTGAGATCTGGTACCCCCTGTGCTCCTGGAAGATTATGTAGTCCTGGCAGTTATTGCAACGGTTCTTTGATTGCACTGAACTATGACTGTCACCCTGAGAAGTGCAGTTATCGAGGAATGTGCAACAATAGAAGACACTGTCATTGCCACAGAGGCTGGGGCCCTCCACTGTGTTTAAGCCCGGGTCCTGGTGGGAGCGAAGACAGTGGACCTCCTCCCAGAAGATTTAGGGCAGTATCACAAAGTGACGATTTAATCACATATTTGAGATTGATCTTTGGTCGTATTTTGGCCTTGATAGCTGCATTCCTCTTTGGGATAGCCACAAATGTAAGAACCATTCAGAAGACCAAAGTTACAGAAAAGGAGTatgaatcagaataa